The Candidatus Binatota bacterium genome contains a region encoding:
- a CDS encoding HupE/UreJ family protein: MRLRQLPARPPGLVTAALIAAATALASITLLATTSGHAQAHMGSVSYSTVVARADLVDYRLRFAAHLLPGLQAVKPENPSRQEVLAVDKLLDRWFQRQLIVEVPAGRCSPSVSDIIGPDHQADIEITLRYSCPGPSDSFSVDFHLFDDLLPDYRNMVSLKSLSGENRSWVFDRHNNRLSLGPSFSSSAGRGESTSEGSGFWRFSLLGFEHILEGYDHLLFLLALLIPGGTLGRLAGIVTSFTIAHSITLALATLGAVVLPPVPVEIAIAASIVYVAAENIWRGPGGHRWLVTFVFGLLHGFGFAGVLKQAGIGNGAFLAPLLGFNLGVEAGQLAVIAVLLPLLALLSRHSRLPLRTALSWFALAAGSAWLLERSAALLA; the protein is encoded by the coding sequence ATGCGGCTGCGCCAGCTCCCAGCTAGACCACCCGGACTCGTCACGGCCGCGCTTATTGCTGCGGCGACCGCGCTGGCCTCGATAACACTGCTCGCCACGACCTCCGGACACGCCCAGGCCCACATGGGATCTGTGAGCTACTCCACGGTGGTGGCGCGAGCAGATCTCGTTGACTACCGCTTACGTTTTGCCGCCCACCTCCTGCCCGGCCTCCAGGCCGTAAAGCCAGAGAACCCCAGCAGGCAGGAAGTACTCGCTGTCGACAAGCTGTTGGATCGCTGGTTTCAACGGCAGCTGATCGTCGAAGTACCGGCCGGCCGCTGCAGCCCCTCGGTGTCGGACATAATCGGCCCCGATCATCAGGCCGACATCGAGATCACGCTCCGCTACTCCTGCCCGGGGCCCAGCGATTCGTTCTCGGTGGACTTCCATCTCTTTGACGACCTGCTGCCGGACTACCGCAACATGGTCTCGCTCAAGTCACTATCGGGCGAAAACCGCAGCTGGGTCTTCGACCGCCACAACAACCGCCTGTCGCTGGGGCCAAGCTTCAGCAGCTCTGCCGGACGTGGCGAATCCACGTCTGAAGGTTCGGGTTTCTGGCGATTCTCCCTGCTCGGGTTCGAGCACATACTCGAAGGCTACGACCACCTGCTGTTCCTGCTCGCGCTGCTCATACCTGGTGGCACGCTGGGCCGCCTGGCCGGTATAGTAACCTCGTTTACCATCGCCCACAGCATCACACTGGCGCTGGCCACCCTGGGCGCGGTTGTGCTGCCGCCTGTCCCGGTCGAGATCGCCATCGCGGCGAGCATCGTCTACGTGGCTGCCGAAAATATCTGGCGCGGGCCCGGCGGCCACCGCTGGCTGGTGACCTTCGTGTTCGGGCTGCTGCACGGCTTCGGTTTTGCCGGCGTGCTCAAGCAGGCAGGTATAGGCAACGGTGCTTTTCTGGCGCCATTACTGGGCTTCAACCTGGGCGTTGAAGCGGGGCAGCTCGCTGTAATCGCCGTGCTGCTTCCCCTGCTGGCGCTGTTGAGCAGGCACAGCCGGCTACCGCTGCGCACGGCGCTTTCATGGTTCGCGCTCGCAGCCGGCAGCGCATGGCTGCTTGAACGAAGCGCAGCCCTGTTGGCCTGA